From the Streptomyces pluripotens genome, one window contains:
- a CDS encoding N-acetylmuramoyl-L-alanine amidase, with the protein MSYTGPDFDPPQRPPSSRLRSNKGYPRRPRRGPLTVALAALVPGALLGWVVYEAVGDGGSGGSGRTASPASPASASASASRTAAAPSSPLAPSAPSPRPTSPGDGGKRRTTPPTAGTGSGPLRGKVVVIDPGHNPGNFHHTAEINRKVNIGTNWKECDTTGTSTNGGYTEARFTLDVAHRLRTLLEEQGATVKFTHDGNSPAWGPCVDERARIGDDAHADAAVSIHADGSVEGNRGFHVILPGAVHSGAADTRPIVDPSRDLGARIAGNFLRDTGEPPSNYLGKGTGLVTRTDLGGLNLSTVPKVFIECGNMRDSKDATLLTSGAWRQKAAQGIADGIVGFLRAS; encoded by the coding sequence GTGTCCTACACAGGCCCGGACTTCGATCCCCCGCAGCGTCCCCCGAGTTCTCGGCTTCGCTCGAACAAGGGGTACCCCCGTCGCCCCCGGCGCGGCCCGCTGACCGTAGCACTGGCCGCGCTGGTACCAGGTGCGCTGCTCGGCTGGGTGGTGTACGAGGCGGTGGGCGATGGAGGTTCGGGCGGCTCGGGCCGTACCGCCTCCCCGGCCTCTCCCGCCTCCGCCTCGGCCTCGGCCTCACGCACGGCGGCGGCTCCGTCCTCCCCGTTGGCTCCGTCGGCCCCGTCGCCCCGGCCCACCTCACCCGGTGACGGGGGCAAGCGGCGGACCACGCCGCCGACTGCGGGCACCGGCTCCGGCCCTCTCCGGGGCAAGGTCGTCGTCATCGACCCCGGCCACAACCCGGGCAACTTCCACCACACGGCCGAGATCAACCGCAAGGTGAACATCGGGACGAACTGGAAGGAGTGCGACACCACCGGGACGTCCACCAACGGCGGTTACACAGAGGCCCGTTTCACCCTCGACGTGGCACACCGGCTGCGCACACTGCTGGAAGAGCAGGGGGCCACCGTGAAGTTCACCCACGACGGGAACAGCCCGGCCTGGGGTCCGTGCGTGGACGAACGCGCCCGGATCGGCGACGACGCACACGCCGACGCCGCCGTCTCCATCCACGCCGACGGTTCGGTGGAGGGCAACCGCGGCTTCCACGTCATCCTTCCGGGAGCGGTGCACTCCGGCGCCGCGGACACCCGCCCGATCGTCGATCCCTCCCGTGACCTCGGCGCGCGCATCGCGGGGAACTTCCTGCGCGACACCGGCGAGCCACCGTCCAACTACCTCGGCAAAGGTACCGGTCTCGTCACGCGTACGGACCTGGGTGGTCTCAATCTGTCAACGGTCCCCAAAGTGTTCATCGAGTGCGGCAACATGCGCGATAGCAAGGACGCGACATTGCTCACCAGCGGCGCCTGGCGGCAGAAGGCGGCGCAGGGGATCGCCGACGGAATCGTGGGTTTCCTGCGCGCGTCGTGA
- a CDS encoding thiolase C-terminal domain-containing protein, whose product MKAYVAGVGMTRFEKPETREWQYWDMVREAGGAALTDAGITYTDVEQVPVGYCFQPSTAGQRAVYELGLTGIPVYNVNNNCATGATALMLAGQLVAGGVCDCVLALGFEKMKRGALGGGAGGGDFSTSPVARHYGVMAARHGFGNTPPTAQIFAAAAREHIERYGTTEAQLAAVAAKNHRHSAHNPYAQFRDVYDVAGVLAAPMVHRPLTRLQCSPTSDGAAAAVVVSERFAEARALTGLVELAGQAMTTDTEESFSSGSCIDAVGRPMSREAARQAYERAGFGIEDVDVIELHDCFSVNELLTYEALGMCAPEESGKLAESGATTYGGRWVVNPSGGLISKGHPLGATGLAQIAELVWQLRGDAGERQVPGARVGLAHNIGLGGAAVVTLLRSVQSG is encoded by the coding sequence ATGAAGGCCTATGTCGCCGGGGTCGGGATGACCAGGTTCGAGAAGCCCGAAACCCGTGAATGGCAGTATTGGGACATGGTTCGGGAAGCCGGTGGCGCGGCGCTGACGGACGCCGGGATCACCTACACCGATGTGGAACAGGTTCCTGTCGGCTACTGCTTCCAGCCCTCGACAGCCGGTCAGCGCGCCGTCTACGAACTCGGTCTGACCGGCATCCCCGTCTACAACGTCAACAACAACTGCGCCACCGGTGCGACCGCCCTCATGCTCGCCGGGCAACTCGTCGCGGGCGGAGTCTGCGACTGCGTGCTGGCGCTCGGCTTCGAGAAGATGAAGCGGGGCGCGCTGGGCGGGGGAGCCGGTGGCGGGGACTTCTCGACGTCGCCGGTGGCCCGGCACTACGGCGTCATGGCCGCCCGGCACGGTTTCGGGAACACCCCGCCGACCGCGCAGATCTTCGCCGCCGCAGCCCGCGAGCACATCGAGCGCTACGGCACCACCGAGGCACAGCTCGCCGCGGTCGCAGCCAAGAACCACCGGCACTCCGCGCACAACCCGTACGCTCAGTTCCGGGACGTGTACGACGTGGCCGGCGTCCTCGCCGCACCCATGGTGCACCGGCCGCTCACCAGGCTGCAGTGCTCGCCGACCTCGGACGGTGCGGCGGCGGCCGTGGTGGTGTCGGAGCGCTTCGCCGAGGCGCGCGCCCTGACCGGCCTGGTCGAGCTGGCTGGTCAGGCCATGACCACGGACACCGAGGAATCGTTCTCGTCCGGCTCGTGCATCGACGCCGTGGGCAGGCCCATGTCCCGGGAGGCGGCACGGCAGGCGTACGAGCGGGCCGGGTTCGGCATCGAGGATGTGGACGTGATCGAGCTGCACGACTGCTTCTCCGTCAATGAACTGCTGACGTACGAGGCGCTCGGCATGTGCGCGCCGGAGGAGTCGGGGAAACTGGCCGAGTCGGGTGCGACGACGTATGGCGGCCGGTGGGTGGTGAACCCATCCGGCGGGCTGATCTCCAAGGGACACCCGCTGGGCGCGACCGGCCTCGCGCAGATCGCGGAGCTGGTGTGGCAGTTGCGCGGCGATGCGGGGGAACGGCAGGTCCCCGGCGCGCGGGTGGGACTCGCGCACAACATCGGGCTGGGCGGGGCGGCCGTCGTGACGCTGCTCCGGTCGGTCCAGAGCGGATGA
- a CDS encoding DUF5336 domain-containing protein: MNIRSLTRGDGVVIGAAVVLFIASFLDFYSFSGYNSTFSRNAWDNLGTGLGTYMGAVIGAVLIVVNRCLPQPRKVAGLDLGAVGTAFTVLAAWTLLWTLLDLNGVDAGAGLVLGFIAALVLAAAAVATPLVPALQAALLSAPKPAVAHPYGAQPPGGYGYPGAQPQQPYGAQPQPGQPLGQQPAPQGPAAAQGVTPAHGAPAPQPAAAEFSPFWFAVPVARPLFPEDGSATPIAELAPGTWYLAVEQRGTALLAQTQDGRRGVLQDTSGIQRG, encoded by the coding sequence GTGAATATCCGCTCCCTCACTAGAGGCGACGGCGTGGTGATCGGAGCAGCGGTGGTGCTGTTCATCGCGTCATTCCTCGACTTTTACAGCTTCTCCGGCTACAACAGCACCTTCAGCCGGAACGCGTGGGACAACCTGGGGACGGGCCTGGGTACCTACATGGGCGCGGTGATCGGAGCCGTTCTCATCGTCGTCAACCGCTGTCTGCCGCAGCCGCGCAAGGTGGCCGGGCTCGACCTCGGCGCGGTCGGCACCGCGTTCACCGTCCTGGCGGCCTGGACGCTGCTGTGGACCCTGCTCGACCTGAACGGCGTGGACGCCGGCGCCGGCCTCGTCCTCGGCTTCATCGCAGCCCTCGTCCTCGCCGCCGCCGCCGTCGCCACTCCCCTGGTCCCGGCCCTCCAAGCCGCGCTGCTCTCGGCCCCCAAGCCGGCCGTTGCGCACCCCTACGGCGCCCAGCCGCCCGGTGGTTACGGCTACCCGGGTGCCCAGCCGCAGCAGCCGTACGGCGCCCAGCCGCAGCCGGGTCAGCCCCTTGGGCAGCAACCGGCTCCCCAGGGCCCTGCGGCAGCGCAGGGTGTCACCCCCGCCCACGGCGCTCCGGCCCCGCAGCCGGCCGCCGCGGAATTCTCGCCCTTCTGGTTCGCCGTGCCGGTGGCCCGTCCGTTGTTCCCAGAGGACGGTTCGGCGACCCCGATTGCCGAACTGGCACCGGGCACCTGGTACCTGGCCGTCGAGCAGCGCGGCACCGCGCTGCTCGCACAGACCCAGGACGGGCGCCGGGGCGTGCTCCAGGACACCTCCGGCATCCAGCGCGGCTGA
- a CDS encoding response regulator transcription factor: MAEATPAEHRPVPRVRVLLAEDQGMMRSALALLLGMEADLEVVAQLATGDAIVDAVLCHRPDVALLDIELPGTSGLDAAAELRRQAPDCRVLILTTFGRPGYLRRALEAGAAGFLVKDGPVEELAAAIRRVLAGETVVDPALAAAALSAGPNPLTARECEVLKASVDGATVADVAGRLHLSESTVRNYLSSAIGKTSTRNRTEAVREARQQGWL; encoded by the coding sequence ATGGCCGAAGCTACGCCCGCAGAGCACCGACCGGTCCCCCGTGTGAGAGTCCTCCTCGCCGAGGACCAGGGCATGATGCGGAGCGCACTCGCCCTGCTGCTCGGCATGGAGGCGGACTTGGAGGTCGTGGCCCAACTGGCCACGGGAGACGCCATCGTGGACGCCGTGCTCTGCCATCGACCGGATGTGGCCCTGCTGGACATCGAGCTGCCGGGCACCAGTGGACTGGACGCGGCGGCCGAGCTGCGACGGCAGGCTCCCGATTGCCGGGTACTGATCCTCACCACGTTCGGCCGGCCCGGCTATCTGCGCCGGGCCCTGGAGGCCGGGGCGGCCGGGTTCCTGGTCAAGGACGGACCGGTGGAGGAGTTGGCCGCGGCGATCCGGCGTGTACTCGCCGGCGAGACGGTGGTCGATCCGGCGCTGGCCGCCGCCGCGCTCAGTGCCGGGCCGAATCCGCTGACGGCTCGTGAGTGCGAGGTGCTGAAGGCGTCGGTGGACGGCGCGACGGTGGCCGACGTCGCGGGTCGGCTCCATCTGTCCGAGTCCACCGTCCGCAACTACCTGTCCTCGGCGATCGGCAAGACCAGCACCCGGAACCGGACGGAGGCGGTGCGGGAGGCCCGGCAACAGGGCTGGCTGTGA
- a CDS encoding class I SAM-dependent methyltransferase produces the protein MPTAPSPKLSVPFEQGGPSTQILAAFEAAKGFMPVDEGLALYAAAVEAGRLGLPLLEVGTYCGRSTVLLAAAARAAGVTVLTVDHHRGSEEQQPGWEYHDPETVDPETGLMDTLPTFRRTLFRAGLEEHVVALVGRSPQIAAVWNSPLGFVFIDGGHTDAHATADYEGWAPHVAEGGLLVIHDVFPHPEDEFTGQAPYRVYLRALESGAFTEVSVTGSLRALRRTGTGI, from the coding sequence ATGCCCACCGCACCCTCCCCCAAGCTCTCGGTCCCGTTCGAGCAGGGGGGACCCTCGACCCAGATCTTGGCCGCGTTCGAGGCGGCGAAGGGGTTCATGCCCGTGGACGAGGGACTGGCGCTGTACGCGGCGGCGGTGGAAGCCGGACGACTGGGGCTGCCCCTGCTGGAGGTCGGAACCTACTGCGGCCGGTCCACCGTGCTGTTGGCCGCTGCGGCCCGTGCGGCCGGGGTCACGGTGTTGACCGTCGACCATCACCGGGGCAGCGAGGAGCAGCAGCCCGGCTGGGAGTACCACGACCCGGAGACGGTCGACCCCGAGACCGGTCTGATGGACACGCTTCCGACCTTCCGCCGTACGCTGTTCCGGGCGGGACTGGAGGAGCACGTGGTCGCGCTCGTCGGACGCTCCCCGCAGATCGCGGCGGTCTGGAACTCGCCGCTCGGCTTCGTCTTCATCGACGGCGGCCACACCGACGCACACGCGACCGCCGACTACGAGGGCTGGGCGCCGCACGTGGCCGAGGGCGGGCTGCTGGTCATCCACGACGTCTTCCCGCACCCCGAGGACGAGTTCACCGGCCAGGCGCCGTACCGGGTGTATCTGCGGGCACTGGAGTCGGGGGCGTTCACCGAGGTCTCGGTGACGGGCTCGTTGCGGGCACTGCGGCGCACCGGGACAGGCATCTGA